GCATCTGTCGGTGTCACCAGCCTGTGGCCACAGGGAAGTCAGGCGCCTTCCTCCAAATCTGCCGGAGACGTCATGATTGTCTTCACCTGTattttcatcttctgttttGCAACCACCTGGGCTCCCATTGCATATGTCATTGTTGCTGAGAGTTATCCTCTGCGTGTCAAGAACCGTGCCATGGCCATTGCTGTTGGCTCCAACTGGATCTGGGGTTTCCTCATTGCCTTCTTCACACCTTTCATCACCAGTGCCATCAATTTCTACTACGGTTACGTCTTCATGGGATGTCTGATTTTCTCCTACTTCTATgtcttcctcttcgttTGCGAAACCAAAGGTCTGGCTTTGGAAGAGGTCAACCAGATGTACGAGGAAGGTGTCTTGCCATGGAAGTCGGTCGACTGGCTACCAGCCGAGAGAAGATCCTTGAGTTACGATCCTGAAGCTGCCCACACTGATGACAAACCATGGCATAAAAGGTTCTCTTGAGTTCTTCTGGCCATGTTAAGGCCACATATATCATCCATTAACGTATTCATTCATAACGCTTTAGCTTGGCAATTTGACATCTATCTTGTTAGAAAGTACAAAGCGGCGGCCTAAAAGTTAAAGTACTTGACACACTCATTTCAGCAGGATATAAAAGGATCAGCTAGAATGACTCTCATCAAGTCTGAACCGAATACTGACAGCTCGATATCACTTTTGGACGGTAAAATAGCCGGGATTCAGAAATCAAAGGATTCCGCAGATAGCCGCCCAGCTCTGGGCTCAAAGAAGGTGAACGTTGTTAGCGGTAAAAAGGAACCCACGAAAGATCTGACGAAGTATAAGTTCGAGGAATTTCTCTTGAATGCTGGCGGAGGCAGGCAAGCGAACCTGAGTTCCGCAGAGTTCAAGACCGGTTTCTCAAGCGACAGGGcgctgatcaagaaagagccAGATATTAGCAAGAACGCAAACCCTAGCAGCTACAGTACACCTGTCAAGAGGACCGCCGCTGCGGAAGAAAGTGCGGAtaaggagaagaagaagctcgaTACAGCTGGTaagctgaagaaggtggCGACACAAAATGAGGAGCGGGAGTCTCAAACCGTTCAAAAGCCGTTGAAAACGCCGGGTCCTTACCGTCCGATCACTGAGATGCTCTACGAATCCAGTAGCAAATCGCTTAACGAGTCTGAAGCGCCACTGTTCCAGGACCTAGACCAAGAATCTGAGAGAAAGTTCTGCCGTGAGGCTGGGCAATGGTCGCTCGACGAATGGATTAGCCAGGGCCAGATGCTGCTAAATGCACATACTAGCCTCGTTGGTCAACTGGTTCGCGAGAGAATCGAACTGAGCGGAAAGTTCCGAGCCATAACCTCGGTTATCAACGACCGGGCCGAGGCCCTTAACAGGCAAGGTCAGCTTCTAGACGAGAAATTGAGGAAGATCGAGAATCTAGGGAAGGAGATCTTGGATATCATTTGACCAACACAGGTCCCATCAAGCTGCTAGAGTGCAGCGCTTTTGCTAGTATGGATTAATCGATGATTATTTCGTTGTTCGAGGTTATTTAACTGTACACAAAAAAGAAACACGGTGCAAGAGCGTTtagattcttcttctgaaacgtctttctctttgagcAGAGACGCTGGTAACAGACAATGGCAATTTCAAACCCAAGGACTTAACCAAGTCAGCGGTTTGGTTGTCAACGTTCAAGACACCCTTGGAGTGGCTCAAGTCCAAAGCAGAAACGTCTGGCACGTATTGGtcctttctctctctttcttcttcttgcaatttgaaagagatacCTCTGACTGGGCCCTTTTGGattctcttcatcaagtgGGTAGTGTAACCAGCaatcttgtttctcaatctcttgGATTGAATGGTGGCAATCTCATCACACAATCTCTTGTTGGTTTGGAAATCCAAAGTCAACTTTGGATAGTAACGTTCAATCAAAGCCTTGGAAGCACGCTTGACGGTCTTAGTTCTAACTCTACCCTGTTGGAATGAAATTCATCACGAGAACGCAATGAAGGAACTCGTTAGTAAATTTGTTCTGCAAATGCACATATTAAGCTGATTTCCCCTCTCATATATGTTACACTCCATCATGATATATCCCATTCTTGACGTAGTTTCCAAGTGCCTCATGACGCTCAAACGAGTAGGAAATCAACCAATTTAATATTGTCATTAACGTACCATTTTGTTTTGCTAGTTTCGACGTTGTTGAATGCAGGAGTTACGATCTACTTGGCACACTTGCCTCTTGATCAACAATATCACGGCAAGGTTGTGAAATTGCTACCAGCGCGAGCTGGCATCATTTGGTCAGTCAGCCCGTGGCCGCGATGCCCTCTAGCCTAAGCCCGTCCAGCCCTGGGAGGACCAGCGGCAGACCATCGCGGTTGAGCCTGTAAGCCTCTGCCCAGAGGCCTCTAGCTCCAGCCTGGAGTCCTTCCAGAGGACCGACTCATCGAGTGACGCAGAAAAAAATGTTTGGTGAACAAAAATTTCAATTCGAAATCATACAATGTTTGGGTGTTAAGAAGTTCAGACAGTCATACAAAATGTTCTATCATTTAACACGAAAGTTGGcgtttcttcaatctccGTTGACTAATCGTCTAAGGCAGTTAACGAGCTGACTCAGTATAGGTAGGCTCTCAAGGAGCTAGCTTCAAGGCTAGGGTGCGATTGGTAGCGAGAGTGGCACTGCAGTTTGAGGAGAATGTCAAATAAGTTTCACTGTGATGTTTGCTCCTCGGATTGTACCAACAGAGTGAGAATATCATGTGCGGAATGCCCCGAATACGATCTATGCGTACCCTGTTTCTCGCAAGGCTCTTACAATGGTAATCATCGACCATATCATGATTACAGGATCATAGAGACCAAGTCATACCCGATCCTTTGCGAGGATTGGGGGGCGGATGAGGAGTTAGCTCTGGTTAAGGGAAGCCAAAGCCTGGGGCTGGGCAATTGGCAGGACGTGGCGGACCATGTTGGTAGCAGAGACAAAGAAGAGGTGGCCGAGCACTACTTGAAGTACTACGTTTACAGTCAATTTTATCCGATTCCCGATATAACCAAGGATATCAAAGTTGATCAGGAACAGTTTTTGGAGGAGAGACGTGAAAGAATTGAAAGATTCAGGGAAAAGCCACTGCAACCCTCAAGGAAACCTATGGCGTCGGTACCTAGTTGTCATGAAGTGCAAGGATTTATGCCAGGAAGACTTGAGTTCGAGACTGAATTTGAAAACGAAGCGGAGGGCCCTGTAAAGGACATGGTTTTCGAGCCGGATGACCAGCCATTGGATATAGAACTCAAGTTTGTTATCTTGGATATTTACAACTCGAGGCTGACGACAAGGGCAGAAAAGAAAAGGTTACTGTTCGAGAACAACCTAATGGAGTACAGAAGATTGCAAAGCATAgataaaagaagaagcaaagaggCCAAAGAGTTGTTTAATAGGATAAAGCCACTAGCAATGCTTATGACGGCTCAAGATTTTGACGAATTTAGTAAGGATATTCTGGAGGAGCTTCGTTGCCGATCAAGGATTCGTCAATTACAGGAATGGAGAAGCAATGGAATCACAACATTAGAAGCTGGCTTGAAATACGAGCGTGATAAACAGTTGAGAATATCCTCTATTGAACGTCTTGGAACCTCCGCTCAATTGAGCGCTAACGGAAATAGCATCAACGGCAGACATAGAGCCACTTCTGCACATCGAAGCAATGCTGATTATTCTCAGAATTACAATGAAAGTTTTGGAGGAAGGAAGAAAATTATGACAATGAGTGACATACAGCATGGCGCCGATTTCAATTTGTTGTCGCCCGATGAGCAACAATTATGCATACAACTCAAGATCCTGCCCAAGCCCTATTTCGCAATAAAGGAGCTCATGTTTCGGGAACTTCTTCGAACGGGTGGTGCCTTAAAGAAAAAAAACTGTCAAGACCTACTCAACATCGAGCCCGCGAAAGCCAGCAGGATCTATGATTTTTTCGAATCGCAAAATTGGATTTAATCATTACATAATGCATCTCTACAGTTTCTTAATAATGAACATTAAGGTATTATACCTAGGATCGGAATCTTTTTCAACCTTATCCGTGTAGTTTTCTCGCAGAAATTCGCTGTAGGTTTTCTGGAGGTCCTTTGCCAGCCCACCGTCCATCTTGCTCTTATAGGCGAAATACTTCTTAACTGAAAGCTGTAATTTATCCACCTCTAGCGACTCGAGCGACATATATCTGATGTTCAGCGTTATGTCATTCATAATCATATTAATGTAAAGCTCGGGTAGTTCATCCTGTAGCGATATTGAGTAATGTGATTGCTTCCAGTACGCGAGAGCATGGTTTATCAAATACTCTCTTTGTAAATCTTGAAATTGGTCAAATAAGGAAATGAAATCTTTCGAAATATCATAGAGGTATTTCACTGTTTCCACTGACAAATCTTTGCTCAATCTGGCATCAGTAACGGCAAAATAACCCCGGTTCTTCTTCATATAGCATTCGCCTAGCTTGTCCATGCAGACATCGAATATGGTTAAAGCAATATCACCCCGAAGAGCTGGATTGGTCTCTTCATTGCCCAACATATTCATGTCAGCTTCAGGTAGTTCATTCAGTTTATCCTTCATAGCATCACCGGTTGAAGGCGCTGTGATTCCGCCGTCGTCATTGACATCTCTTCCtttctcctgctccttCAACATGTCCATCTGCTGTTCTCTCTCATTAATAAGCCCCATAACTTTCCTTCTGTTGATTAATTTGGTGATAAAGTTTAATTCAAACTTGACATATTCGTACCATAGTTTGGGCACGTCAGGATTAAACGCGAGGCCATTTTGAAATACAACTCTGCAACTCTTGAAGTTGGCATGTACCTCATACTCGTATTTGGCACAGCTTATCCACACTTCGACGTTGTTTGGATGcagtttcagcagctcgttGTAGACATTGTGGATCTTTCTGTAAGATGTAGTGTTACCTCGTGTCTTCAGGTAGTTCAGATACATGGCCCAGAATTTCAGATCTTTCGGAAACTTCTTGCAGCCCCTCTGGTATATAAACGCAATTCTCTGTTGGATTGACCAGTCCGAGATACTATTAGTCTTCGAGGCCTCCAGTAAACGCTTCACACGCTTCTGACGTAATTTATCCACGCTCTTCTCATAACTGATATATTTCATGTAATCATTGATCGACGAACCTCTGGAGTTTAAACGATGTTCGAAATCTGTTCTCTTGCTCATTATCGCCGAGACTTCCCTCTTGGTGAAGAGTCCCTTGTCGACCAGATCGTCCACTTCCGGAATACATTGCTCAAGGTAGTATCTAGTCTTGGAGGACATACTGGCAACTCAATTGGACTAGCAATGATGCCGACAGCCAAAAACCGATTGGCATcatgatgagatgagcaCTATGCTTTGTTTTGAATATGTcatttcaaatttttcaaagcgGTGTTACCCTCCTGTGACACTTAGACGAGCAGATCGTTAAAGATTAAAAGATGATTTAGCTTGTATTTAATGAGCCATCGAAGGCTAAGGAAGGCCAGCAAGTCCCAGCCATGATTAACCACGCTCGGGTCTGGAGAGTATGTTCActtgatgttcttgtaTACTGTGCATTTGTCCTTTTACTAACGCTGTTTGCCTATAGTTCGCGCATGCAATTCGTTACCTATCAACAAGAGCTGCCGAGACTGCCCTACCCAATGCTGCGGCCCCACCACGTTACACATTAGCTACTGTTAGGGCATTTCCTTCATTAGAACCACTCACATTTGCGCCAGTGCCAGCATCTGTGCTTGCTGCGCCATTGAGGAGAGATATACTGTGGAGAGCAGTCGTCTACGAGAATGATAACAAACGTGTCGGATCCTCGAACCCACCCGGTCGGAGTGAGAACGGATACTCCCGCCGTAAATTGCTACCTCAGAAGGGTTCTGGTAGAGCCAGAGCAGGTGATGCCAACTCCCCCACAAGACACAACGGTGCGCGTGCGCTTGCCAGAACCGCTCCCAACGACTACAGCACAATTTTGCCGTCCAAGATCTATTCGCAGGCCATTACCAACGCACTGAGTCACCAGTACAGAAGCGGGAACTTATTCGTTATTGGAGGCGCTAACACGCTTTCACAGACGAATGAACTCGACCTGAACGAACTCGAGATAGTACCTACATCCCCAGACTCACCCAGCGGAGACATTGTCTTCGAGAgatttctcgaagaataCGACCTCataaagaagaagctacTTTTCATTGTCAGCGAACCGAGAGAGACATTAATGCAGCATACCGAGCGGTTTAAAGACACCGTAGATATTGTGCAGCAAGAGCTTGTTGATGTGAACGATTTACTaaaggccaagaagatATTCATAGAATTGGAGGCACTCGAATACCTAACGGTAACCCATTCTTTGTGAAATGGAGCCCACTAAAGCACCGTCATGTATATATCTGTGTAAAATTGAATACAGAAAAGTCATAAATTCTCTGGACTGTTCCTTTGCAACCGTACATCCCCACTTCTTTAAAATCCGTACATCtttctgaaaaatttcCCTTTCCTAGTTATTTTTCATCGCGTGCGTGTGCACATCCGGGAGTGGCGGCTAGGCTCGCTCCTTCTACGCTGCCCCGAGCGACACCCTTTTCCTTCCTTCCAGAGTCGAGCGTTGGACAGAGGCAACTCCTTTGGCGAATGCTGCCGGGCAGGCGGACCTTGCTGGCGCCTGCACCGGAAACACGAATCACCCGTTCCACTGTATCGATTCTGCAAAAATAGGAAGATGGCCTATTGAAAATACTATTGAAAGCTGCAGGCTTGTTAGTTCAGGTTGAGCATATCCATAGCACACAAGGGTAAAGATGTCTTTAGTTGTCCAAGAACAAGGTTCCTTCCAACACATTTTGCGGTATGTTGAGAGTTCACGCCAGAAACGGAATATTGGAGCATTGCAGTACCAGCACAGAAGATGATACGAAATATTGACTGATTGATGAAACATTTGCGAACCCGTGGTATCAGCGAGATTGTGAACTGCTCAGTGACTCCAGGTGCATCTGAAATCAAGTTACTAACAAGAGAATTACAGTTTGTTGAACACTAACGTCGATGGTAACATCAAGGTCGTTTACGCTTTGACCACCATCAAGGGTGTTGGTCGTCGTTACGCCAACTTGGTCTGTAAGAAGGCTGATGTCGATTTGCACAAGAGAGCTGGTGAATTAACCcaggaagaattggagaGAATTGTTCAAATCATGCAAAACCCAACTCAATACAAGATCCCAGCCTGGTTCTTGAACCGTCAAAGAGACGTCAACGATGGTAAGGACTACCACACCTTGGCCAACGGTGTCGAATCCAAGTTGAGAGATGACTtggaaagattgaagaagatcagagCTCACCGTGGTATCAGACATTTCTGGGGTTTGCGTGTTAGAGGTCAACACACAAAGACTACCGgtagaagaagagcttAAGAAATTAAGGAATCGTTTATCAAATTTGTACACGTATTTTTTAGTAGCCAAACTACATAGTCTTAATTGTCAAGCAATTATTTAGTCACTTGCGATTGTTTCCTATAAGCTagatgaagagttttaTGACGAGTTACAAACTTGTAAATATGCAGGTTTCGTATGCTAATTAGTGGACCAGAGCGTTGATCTTCAGCTCATTCAGAGGGATCCGTTCTGTGGGAGATTCAGTTGGCTTAGTTTTGGGTGAATTAGCCGCTGAGCGCGGTCTGTCATCGCTGTCTCTTAAATTCTTTATTCTGCTGTTGGACGATGTTCTGACAGGAGTTAGAACTTCATTGTCTGAGGTTAGGTGAAAGGTAAGCGCTTGTTCTTTCCTGCTTACAGAAGGTACCGCTTTGGTTGGCGTTGTGTCGCCACTGCTAATCTCGGGAGTTGTTTCCTCAACAGGCTGTTTGGACTTTGTATGTTTATCTATCTGAGTTAGCTGTTTCGAAGCCAGAGGTGTTGAATCAAGTTGAGCGGCTACTAGCGCCTTTTGAGCTGAATTCTTTTGTCTTTTCGTGGCCTGTCTTTTGTTTTGGAACCAGATCTGGATCGCCTTCTCAGACATGTTGCAGCGCTCTGCCAACTCCTGTCTTTTGCGCTTATCTGGAGCAGGACATTGATTGAACTCGGCCTGGAGGATATTGAGCTCCTGAGTCGAAgttctccttcttttccgGCGAGCCAAAGGTGCATTATCGATCTTGGGCTCTTTTGTGGGAAACGTTTCCTGGGAGTGTGTTATAAAAGCaaaagctctcttcttttcactgTTCGAGGGCGTTATTACCGCCCTGGCAGCAGAAAGTGGTGTCAACATTTCGTTTTTCCTGCTAGAAGAGAccaagctcttcctcttgacGACCGGCGTCGAAGGAGTTGCCACGCTCAACGGTTCGGTCTGCGACACAGTGTGTGAGCTTACTGTCGTGGCTCTAGCAGGCGTACTCGACCCAGCAGACGACATTGGCAGGCTTACAGTATACCTCACAGCGCTTTCGACCGCCCTGGTTCCGCTGATACCGCTGTCGCCCAGAGGTGGCAGACGAATGTATCCCTCTTCTCCGCTACAGAAGCTTGGTCTCAGATTTGCAATGGCTGGCCTGCTGTCATTCAAAAGCACCGCCAATGATGGTAAGAGACGCTTTTCGCTTGACATTATGCTGGTTGATCTTC
Above is a genomic segment from Torulaspora globosa chromosome 1, complete sequence containing:
- the ADA2 gene encoding chromatin-binding transcription regulator ADA2 (ancestral locus Anc_5.563), whose protein sequence is MSNKFHCDVCSSDCTNRVRISCAECPEYDLCVPCFSQGSYNGNHRPYHDYRIIETKSYPILCEDWGADEELALVKGSQSLGLGNWQDVADHVGSRDKEEVAEHYLKYYVYSQFYPIPDITKDIKVDQEQFLEERRERIERFREKPLQPSRKPMASVPSCHEVQGFMPGRLEFETEFENEAEGPVKDMVFEPDDQPLDIELKFVILDIYNSRLTTRAEKKRLLFENNLMEYRRLQSIDKRRSKEAKELFNRIKPLAMLMTAQDFDEFSKDILEELRCRSRIRQLQEWRSNGITTLEAGLKYERDKQLRISSIERLGTSAQLSANGNSINGRHRATSAHRSNADYSQNYNESFGGRKKIMTMSDIQHGADFNLLSPDEQQLCIQLKILPKPYFAIKELMFRELLRTGGALKKKNCQDLLNIEPAKASRIYDFFESQNWI
- the ECM11 gene encoding Ecm11p (ancestral locus Anc_5.561); this translates as MTLIKSEPNTDSSISLLDGKIAGIQKSKDSADSRPALGSKKVNVVSGKKEPTKDLTKYKFEEFLLNAGGGRQANLSSAEFKTGFSSDRALIKKEPDISKNANPSSYSTPVKRTAAAEESADKEKKKLDTAGKLKKVATQNEERESQTVQKPLKTPGPYRPITEMLYESSSKSLNESEAPLFQDLDQESERKFCREAGQWSLDEWISQGQMLLNAHTSLVGQLVRERIELSGKFRAITSVINDRAEALNRQGQLLDEKLRKIENLGKEILDII
- the RPS17B gene encoding 40S ribosomal protein eS17 (ancestral locus Anc_5.562); translated protein: MGRVRTKTVKRASKALIERYYPKLTLDFQTNKRLCDEIATIQSKRLRNKIAGYTTHLMKRIQKGPVRGISFKLQEEERERKDQYVPDVSALDLSHSKGVLNVDNQTADLVKSLGLKLPLSVTSVSAQRERRFRRRI
- the RPS18A gene encoding 40S ribosomal protein uS13 (ancestral locus Anc_5.566), translated to MSLVVQEQGSFQHILRLLNTNVDGNIKVVYALTTIKGVGRRYANLVCKKADVDLHKRAGELTQEELERIVQIMQNPTQYKIPAWFLNRQRDVNDGKDYHTLANGVESKLRDDLERLKKIRAHRGIRHFWGLRVRGQHTKTTGRRRA
- a CDS encoding uncharacterized protein (ancestral locus Anc_5.567), giving the protein MVLLERGQDGGCFPICIIQQLESLQNVVVKLQKRDFDHLNAQLGYHMIGLWNGGLFTYINRHGSRYWGLLVVMIVQSCLQIRRSTSIMSSEKRLLPSLAVLLNDSRPAIANLRPSFCSGEEGYIRLPPLGDSGISGTRAVESAVRYTVSLPMSSAGSSTPARATTVSSHTVSQTEPLSVATPSTPVVKRKSLVSSSRKNEMLTPLSAARAVITPSNSEKKRAFAFITHSQETFPTKEPKIDNAPLARRKRRRTSTQELNILQAEFNQCPAPDKRKRQELAERCNMSEKAIQIWFQNKRQATKRQKNSAQKALVAAQLDSTPLASKQLTQIDKHTKSKQPVEETTPEISSGDTTPTKAVPSVSRKEQALTFHLTSDNEVLTPVRTSSNSRIKNLRDSDDRPRSAANSPKTKPTESPTERIPLNELKINALVH
- the YML6 gene encoding mitochondrial 54S ribosomal protein uL4m (ancestral locus Anc_5.565) — translated: MINHARVWRFAHAIRYLSTRAAETALPNAAAPPRYTLATVRAFPSLEPLTFAPVPASVLAAPLRRDILWRAVVYENDNKRVGSSNPPGRSENGYSRRKLLPQKGSGRARAGDANSPTRHNGARALARTAPNDYSTILPSKIYSQAITNALSHQYRSGNLFVIGGANTLSQTNELDLNELEIVPTSPDSPSGDIVFERFLEEYDLIKKKLLFIVSEPRETLMQHTERFKDTVDIVQQELVDVNDLLKAKKIFIELEALEYLTVTHSL
- the UTP6 gene encoding snoRNA-binding rRNA-processing protein UTP6 (ancestral locus Anc_5.564): MSSKTRYYLEQCIPEVDDLVDKGLFTKREVSAIMSKRTDFEHRLNSRGSSINDYMKYISYEKSVDKLRQKRVKRLLEASKTNSISDWSIQQRIAFIYQRGCKKFPKDLKFWAMYLNYLKTRGNTTSYRKIHNVYNELLKLHPNNVEVWISCAKYEYEVHANFKSCRVVFQNGLAFNPDVPKLWYEYVKFELNFITKLINRRKVMGLINEREQQMDMLKEQEKGRDVNDDGGITAPSTGDAMKDKLNELPEADMNMLGNEETNPALRGDIALTIFDVCMDKLGECYMKKNRGYFAVTDARLSKDLSVETVKYLYDISKDFISLFDQFQDLQREYLINHALAYWKQSHYSISLQDELPELYINMIMNDITLNIRYMSLESLEVDKLQLSVKKYFAYKSKMDGGLAKDLQKTYSEFLRENYTDKVEKDSDPRYNTLMFIIKKL